The region TGTTATTAAGGTCAAGAGGTTAATCGAAACCTCCCAGCATAAAAGGATGTTACCACCTATATTTGAGAAGTAGTTTCGTTTGACGAGAGAGAGCGTTTCTACTGGTGAAAGGAAGTAAATCTTAAATGGAAAGTCCATCAAAACTATCTTATGCTAAACGATTAAAGGCTGTCTCTAAGGTAAGTGAGGCTATTGTCTCTAACCTTTATTTAGAAGATATCCTTCGTCTTATCACCACTGTGACCGCAGAAGTAATGTCTTCCAAAATATGCTCTTTAATGCTTTTGGATGAAGAAAAGCAAGAATTAGTTATCCGAGCAACTCATTCTATTAGTAAGGAGTTTTACGAGGCATATAATCAAAAACCAAATCTAAAAATAGGAGAAGGGATTGCTGGCAAGGTAGTTAAAGAAAATAGGCCTATAACCGTGCTTGATGTAACTAAAGAAAAAGATTATAAATATAAAGAGATGGCTAAAAAAGAAGGGTTGGTTTCTTTAGTTTGTGTTCCTTTGTGTGTTAAAGGCAAGGTAATTGGAGCTTTAACCAGTTATACCTCCACCCCACATAAATTCACCAGAAGTGAAATTGATACCTTGACCACTGTAGCAAATCAATCTGCAGTAGCTATTGAAAATGCCAATTTGATGGTTAAAACTAAAATTATTCAGGAAGAATTGGAGACCAGAAAGCTGGTAGAAAAAGCCAAAGGTATTCTGATGAAAGAACGGCGGCTTTCAGAAGAAGAGGCGTATCGAAGAATTCAACATCAATCAATGAATATGCGTAAGTCGATGCGTGAAATTGCGGAGGCAATTATTCTGACTAAAGAGATTGAAAAAAAACAGTAACCGTTCAGGCTATATATCAAAAGTGTAAGAAAGGGGATAAGGAGATAAGAGTGATATGGAGACAAGATAATAGAAATAGATTGAAATTTACTGGACTTTCGTAAATTTTATGCTACTTCTAAAATTCTCTTTATCCTTATCAATCTGTTTATTTTGTTCAAAGAGGGCAAAATTAGGCTCAAAAGCCTGATGATTTTTTTGCAACTTATCCTTTGAAGTTGAATTGATAAAAAATGCTTTACCTATTTTCTTCGCTTTGTGTCCTTTGCGTTACTACTTTGTGCCCTTTGCGATTTATCCTTTTTTAATCGCAAAGAACGCAAAGAAATCGACCGCAAAGAACGCAAAGATTAAAGGAGAAAAGAATCATAGAAAATTCACGAAACTCCAGCTAACTAATCTGGGTTTAAATCGCCTATCAATAGTCCAATCCTCAATATGAGGCAGGGAAGGGTTTGGTTCTTTAAGAAAAACTTCAGATACAGCCAATAATTTTATCCGTGGCTCTCCTTGAATAATAAAATCTGTCAATTGGACACAATGTTCCATCGGGTCACTAATGTCTAATCGAACAGGCCGAATCCATTTACCGGTGTTAGAGTCTATTCCGGCAGTACAAATTCCATTAGCCATTTTGGTCATAGCTAAGATAACTAATTCTTTAGATATAGTTTCTTTTGACATCATATTTTATAGTAGTCAGTTTTCTTACAAGTGATAAACTTCAATATCTGGTAAATTTTTAGCCCAAAATTCTGCTATTAATCGACGATGACATTTATCCACAGTCGGCTCGGTGCAAAGCAGGCAAAT is a window of bacterium DNA encoding:
- a CDS encoding GAF and ANTAR domain-containing protein, which produces MESPSKLSYAKRLKAVSKVSEAIVSNLYLEDILRLITTVTAEVMSSKICSLMLLDEEKQELVIRATHSISKEFYEAYNQKPNLKIGEGIAGKVVKENRPITVLDVTKEKDYKYKEMAKKEGLVSLVCVPLCVKGKVIGALTSYTSTPHKFTRSEIDTLTTVANQSAVAIENANLMVKTKIIQEELETRKLVEKAKGILMKERRLSEEEAYRRIQHQSMNMRKSMREIAEAIILTKEIEKKQ